The region GGACTCGAAACGGTTCCTTCTGACTGATCAGTCAGGACGCGATTCGCAAATAGTCCGAACAAAGACTAATTTTGCCCTGCTCATTCCGGCCGGAACCGCTCGAGAAAAACTGAGCACACGACTCGAGTCAGTGTGTTCTCATCCGTAACTGGTCAGTTCGTGGCTGGCTCGAGGATCGTCTCCTGAATGTCATCGACACCAGCGCGGCGGACGACCGCCCGAACGGGGTCTCGCGCGCCCGCAAGATTGTGCGAGTCGCCATCGAGCACCAGCAGTCGTGCCTCGCGACCCGGCTCGAGGACGCCGTACTCGAGGCCGGCGATTTCAGCGCCGTTGATCGTCGCCATCCGCAACACTTCGTCGGCTGGGAGATCTGAGCATTTCGCCATGAACTCCATTTCGCGGAACATCGACGGCGAGTTGAGCATCACGTTATCCGTGCCGAGTGCGAGCGTCGTCCGCTCGGAAAGTTCTGTGTACGGCGAGAGCCCAACGTTCGTGACGAGATTCGACCGCGGGCAGACAACGATGGGCACGTTCTGGTCGGCAACGCGCTCGAAGTGGTGTTCTTCGGGGTGGACCATATGGACGAGAAACTCCGGCTCGAGGTCAAGCGCGGGGTCGATGTCGGTCGCGTTGACCTCGCCGGCGTGAATCCCGAACGGCTTGCCCGCCTCGCGGGTGGCCTCGCGTTCGGCGTCGAACGTGTTGTCGTTCGCGCCGCTGGCACCGAAGCCGTCGCCGGCGCGCATGGCGTCGACCGAGCCCCGGGC is a window of Natronolimnobius sp. AArcel1 DNA encoding:
- a CDS encoding amidohydrolase family protein; protein product: MERTGTILRGREFEPVEGRIVIDEAGRIEAIEEASVESNDIICPAFVNAHTHIGDSIAKEAGRGLSLEELVAPPDGLKHRLLRSADREDLVREMRRSLRFMQRSGTAACLDFREGDVAGVEMLTEAQQGLPLEALAFARGSVDAMRAGDGFGASGANDNTFDAEREATREAGKPFGIHAGEVNATDIDPALDLEPEFLVHMVHPEEHHFERVADQNVPIVVCPRSNLVTNVGLSPYTELSERTTLALGTDNVMLNSPSMFREMEFMAKCSDLPADEVLRMATINGAEIAGLEYGVLEPGREARLLVLDGDSHNLAGARDPVRAVVRRAGVDDIQETILEPATN